The proteins below come from a single Rickettsiales bacterium genomic window:
- a CDS encoding divergent polysaccharide deacetylase family protein: MSGILGKLRTNGTQRPRKFSFAFYLWAALAYALGIFLMTLLIKVAFSGRELTQQAVHNGQRAVITIASGTVEGGGLPASNVVNPETHTQPVKTLPSAPQTPDKQGMMPVPLESLVEMTDKGALPIVGPDGTQPWKYYSRPAGVKAQLPMVAIVFTNLGLNESQTQDVLKLPPEFTLGFSPYANDSGKIAFRARRDGFESVVDLPIQTFDYPFSDPGMFGLMEDLSPDENIRRLHQVLYQFPGYIGMLASVGETMTSNKEEIKPYLVELKKRGLLFLYVKTQKNSDLEDFAKINGFYTLGIDELIDATPSKGYIENHLQTLVDTAKKQGYAVGLVHSYPPTTAALSAWVDSLQGQGVVLVPVSTIAKKVLP; encoded by the coding sequence GTGAGTGGGATACTCGGTAAGTTACGGACGAATGGCACGCAACGGCCGAGGAAGTTTTCATTCGCTTTCTACCTGTGGGCGGCGTTGGCATATGCGCTGGGTATTTTCCTGATGACGCTGCTGATCAAGGTGGCTTTCTCAGGCCGCGAACTCACCCAGCAGGCAGTGCATAACGGCCAGCGTGCCGTCATCACTATCGCAAGCGGCACTGTTGAAGGCGGCGGTCTTCCAGCCAGCAATGTTGTGAATCCTGAAACGCATACGCAGCCTGTGAAAACGTTGCCTTCGGCACCGCAGACGCCGGACAAGCAGGGTATGATGCCCGTGCCGCTGGAAAGCCTCGTGGAAATGACGGACAAGGGAGCGCTGCCGATTGTCGGACCGGACGGCACGCAGCCCTGGAAATATTATTCGCGTCCTGCCGGCGTGAAAGCCCAGTTGCCGATGGTAGCGATCGTTTTCACTAATCTCGGTCTTAATGAATCGCAGACGCAGGATGTGCTGAAGCTACCACCGGAATTCACGCTTGGCTTCTCGCCCTATGCCAATGACAGCGGCAAGATTGCTTTCCGCGCCCGCAGGGACGGATTTGAATCGGTGGTGGATCTGCCGATCCAGACGTTCGATTACCCGTTCTCCGACCCCGGCATGTTCGGCCTGATGGAGGATTTAAGTCCGGATGAAAATATCCGCCGCCTTCACCAGGTGCTTTACCAGTTCCCCGGCTATATCGGCATGCTGGCGAGTGTGGGTGAAACGATGACGTCCAATAAGGAAGAGATTAAACCGTATCTTGTCGAGCTGAAAAAACGCGGGCTTTTATTCCTGTATGTGAAGACCCAGAAGAATTCCGATCTGGAGGATTTTGCAAAGATCAACGGGTTTTATACGCTGGGTATCGACGAATTGATTGATGCGACTCCGAGCAAAGGGTATATAGAAAACCATCTGCAAACCCTTGTGGATACGGCCAAGAAGCAGGGCTATGCCGTTGGGCTTGTCCATTCTTATCCGCCGACAACGGCAGCGCTGTCTGCCTGGGTGGATTCGCTACAGGGGCAGGGAGTCGTCCTTGTGCCGGTTTCGACCATCGCTAAGAAAGTATTGCCATGA
- a CDS encoding S41 family peptidase, translated as MRRLLPLSVAAVALVIFSGISLADKNDTYDMLNLFSEVFQRVRTDYVEPVKDTDLIEAAINGMLSSLDPHSSYLNEKNFKEMEIQTRGEFGGLGIEVTMENGLVKVVSPIDDTPAYKAGIHAGDYISMINETPVMGMTLSDAVDKMRGQPDTKIKLTVLREGENEPLSFTLTRAIIRIKSVRSRAEGDGIIYLRITQFNEQTIDKLKDEWNKQKKAMGGIKGIVLDLRNNPGGLLDQAVAVSDAFLDGGEIVSTRGRDPENNKRFMAHGDDMAKGVPMVVLVNNGSASASEIVAGALQDHKRAVILGVKSFGKGSVQTIMPLPGHGAMKLTTARYYTPSGHSIQAKGITPDIIVEQAKIEPIKRAMKPLFEANLPHRLRREDESSSADDSEKTAGSGKGKKEESSETADGDLPAKEDFQLSRAIDLLRSLAIYKTIN; from the coding sequence ATGCGTCGCCTCCTTCCTCTTTCCGTCGCAGCAGTCGCCCTCGTTATTTTTTCCGGTATCAGCCTCGCAGACAAAAATGACACGTATGATATGCTGAATCTATTCAGCGAGGTGTTCCAGCGTGTGCGCACGGATTACGTGGAACCGGTGAAGGACACGGATCTGATTGAAGCGGCGATCAACGGCATGCTTTCTTCGCTCGATCCGCATTCGAGCTATCTGAACGAAAAGAATTTCAAGGAAATGGAAATCCAGACCCGTGGCGAATTTGGCGGGCTTGGTATTGAAGTTACGATGGAGAACGGACTTGTAAAAGTAGTTTCTCCGATCGATGACACTCCGGCCTATAAAGCTGGCATTCATGCAGGCGACTATATCAGCATGATTAATGAGACGCCGGTCATGGGCATGACGCTGTCCGATGCAGTAGATAAAATGCGCGGCCAGCCGGACACCAAGATCAAACTCACGGTGCTGCGCGAAGGCGAAAACGAGCCGCTCAGCTTCACGCTGACGCGCGCGATCATCCGTATCAAGTCCGTGCGTTCGCGTGCGGAAGGCGACGGCATTATCTATCTGCGTATCACCCAGTTCAACGAGCAGACGATCGACAAGCTGAAAGACGAGTGGAACAAGCAGAAGAAAGCCATGGGCGGCATTAAAGGCATCGTGCTCGACCTGCGCAACAATCCGGGCGGTCTGCTGGATCAGGCAGTGGCTGTCTCCGATGCGTTCCTCGATGGCGGCGAGATCGTCTCTACCCGTGGACGCGACCCGGAAAATAACAAACGCTTCATGGCGCATGGCGACGATATGGCCAAGGGCGTTCCGATGGTCGTGCTTGTGAATAACGGTTCGGCTTCCGCATCGGAAATCGTGGCCGGTGCGCTGCAGGATCACAAGCGTGCAGTTATCCTGGGTGTGAAATCCTTCGGCAAGGGGTCGGTGCAGACCATCATGCCGTTGCCGGGCCATGGTGCGATGAAATTGACCACGGCGCGTTATTATACACCTTCGGGCCACTCCATCCAGGCCAAGGGTATTACGCCGGACATCATCGTCGAACAGGCTAAGATTGAGCCGATCAAGCGTGCCATGAAGCCGCTGTTTGAAGCAAACCTGCCGCATCGTCTGCGCAGGGAAGATGAGTCGTCGTCGGCGGATGACAGCGAAAAAACGGCTGGTTCAGGCAAAGGCAAGAAAGAGGAATCTTCTGAAACTGCGGACGGGGATCTCCCGGCCAAGGAAGACTTCCAGCTTTCACGCGCTATCGATCTGCTGCGTTCGCTTGCAATCTATAAGACGATTAACTAG
- a CDS encoding TadE/TadG family type IV pilus assembly protein translates to MQYCTLSTFFFSRLFRKIGNQGSVAVEYAILLPAFIVLSLAVIEFGMYFVKSEITSSAVSSLAQAIQRDPSLTNAQLQTLAKSYGSGLVKFQTGGNYICGRAYASAAVAQAATPCADTNFNVSDPTGTGAYYIVISAALAKSSVTPLGNFVKGAKNIQITQSSGVVQIGSIVPKDCTKNGYFLQYDHTKNPPWQCVPFTQTGSGSTATDCSEPWQKLTYNSKTGLFSCQNIPYVFAGGIAWPNTKASSSHWDGTGGIAPDWAAAPWISSGYPTTLPYATICTHITFTVPADLPAGQIVAQGNLIYPGAGNDGNWHDWAVSFVHLDTGPPPPTSSAYSGSADMCMASGGNYGPYTERLVYSEHASWTIIFIPN, encoded by the coding sequence ATGCAGTACTGCACCCTTTCCACCTTCTTCTTTTCCCGTTTATTCCGCAAGATCGGCAACCAGGGCTCCGTCGCTGTGGAATACGCCATCCTGCTTCCGGCATTTATTGTCCTATCTCTGGCGGTCATCGAATTCGGCATGTATTTCGTCAAATCGGAGATCACTTCCAGCGCCGTCAGCAGCCTTGCGCAGGCCATCCAGCGCGACCCAAGCCTTACGAATGCGCAGTTGCAGACTCTGGCAAAAAGCTATGGTTCCGGGTTGGTCAAGTTCCAAACGGGCGGTAATTATATTTGCGGACGGGCCTATGCTTCCGCTGCGGTTGCACAAGCGGCGACTCCTTGTGCCGATACAAACTTTAACGTCAGTGATCCGACAGGAACAGGTGCGTATTATATAGTTATCAGCGCTGCGCTGGCAAAAAGCAGCGTTACGCCACTGGGGAATTTTGTTAAAGGGGCGAAGAACATACAGATCACGCAGTCTTCCGGGGTCGTGCAGATCGGTTCAATTGTGCCCAAGGATTGCACTAAAAATGGTTATTTTCTTCAATACGACCATACGAAGAATCCGCCCTGGCAGTGCGTACCTTTCACTCAGACGGGCAGCGGAAGTACGGCTACAGATTGCAGCGAGCCATGGCAGAAGCTGACCTATAATTCTAAAACAGGATTGTTCTCCTGCCAGAATATTCCTTACGTGTTTGCCGGCGGCATTGCATGGCCGAATACCAAGGCCAGTTCTTCTCACTGGGACGGCACAGGCGGCATCGCTCCGGATTGGGCTGCAGCTCCGTGGATTTCAAGCGGTTATCCCACTACGCTACCCTATGCCACAATCTGTACGCATATCACTTTTACGGTTCCGGCCGATCTTCCTGCCGGACAGATTGTAGCGCAGGGTAACCTGATCTATCCCGGTGCGGGTAATGACGGTAACTGGCATGACTGGGCAGTCTCGTTCGTCCATCTGGATACTGGTCCGCCGCCTCCGACGAGTTCCGCCTATAGTGGCAGCGCCGATATGTGCATGGCCAGCGGCGGTAACTATGGGCCTTACACCGAAAGGCTGGTGTATTCGGAGCATGCTTCCTGGACGATTATTTTTATCCCTAATTAA
- a CDS encoding complex I NDUFA9 subunit family protein: MERKIITVIGGTGFLGRYVIELLAAQGWQVRVIARDVDSALKLKTYGDVGQIALMSGDITKPASLQGKLDNSFAVVNLAGILYERGRQRFNAVHVEGVEKLVAMAAQAGVPHFVHVSSLSADGAGQSQYARTKAAGERAVRAVYPGASILRPSAIFGAEDNLFNRFAKAAKIAPCLPLIGGGKTRFQPVYVGDVAQAVSVCLAGIPGTFELGGPDIYTMRGIMEFASRTIGRKPCFINIPFSLAGLLGSVAQFLPCPPLTRDQVILLQHDSIVTQGVKTFADLGIAPQSVSNIVPGYLARLAKANFHIQA, from the coding sequence ATGGAAAGAAAGATTATCACAGTCATTGGCGGTACGGGCTTTCTCGGCCGCTATGTTATTGAACTGCTGGCCGCCCAGGGCTGGCAGGTGCGCGTTATCGCGCGCGACGTGGATTCGGCGCTTAAATTAAAGACCTACGGCGATGTAGGGCAGATCGCGCTGATGTCGGGCGATATTACAAAGCCCGCCTCCCTGCAGGGCAAGCTGGATAATTCTTTTGCCGTCGTCAATCTCGCCGGGATTCTTTATGAACGCGGCAGGCAGCGCTTCAATGCCGTGCATGTCGAAGGCGTGGAAAAACTCGTTGCAATGGCCGCGCAGGCTGGCGTGCCGCATTTCGTGCATGTCTCGTCGCTCAGCGCGGACGGTGCCGGTCAGTCGCAATATGCGCGTACCAAGGCCGCCGGGGAACGCGCCGTGCGCGCAGTCTATCCGGGCGCTTCCATCCTGCGCCCCAGCGCCATCTTCGGCGCGGAAGATAATCTGTTCAACCGCTTCGCCAAAGCCGCTAAGATCGCTCCCTGCCTGCCGTTGATCGGCGGCGGCAAGACACGCTTCCAGCCGGTTTACGTCGGCGACGTGGCACAGGCCGTTTCAGTATGCCTGGCCGGAATTCCCGGAACATTCGAATTGGGCGGACCGGATATTTACACCATGCGCGGCATCATGGAATTCGCAAGCCGCACCATAGGACGCAAGCCCTGTTTCATTAACATTCCCTTTTCCCTGGCCGGTTTACTGGGCAGCGTGGCTCAGTTCCTGCCATGCCCGCCTTTGACGCGCGATCAGGTTATCCTGCTCCAGCATGACAGCATCGTCACTCAGGGGGTAAAAACCTTTGCAGACCTTGGGATTGCACCGCAATCCGTAAGCAATATCGTCCCGGGTTATCTTGCCCGCCTTGCCAAGGCAAACTTTCATATTCAGGCATAG
- the atpH gene encoding ATP synthase F1 subunit delta, producing the protein MSSYSNVIAARYVSALFDMAAEAKLHDNVKKDLLTVKDMLSGSEELQKFLNNPVVTRLQAEKAISALLTAAKASDLTQRFFTLLARSRRLSLTSQIIDKYLARLAESRDELPVKVTTASALDKKQADTLAQAIAKATGKKVELQLSENPDLIGGMQVRIGSKLLDNSISGKLARLRLALKKAA; encoded by the coding sequence ATGTCTTCCTACTCCAATGTCATCGCTGCCCGCTATGTAAGCGCCCTTTTCGATATGGCAGCCGAAGCAAAACTGCACGATAACGTAAAGAAAGACCTGCTGACCGTGAAAGATATGCTTTCCGGCAGCGAGGAACTCCAGAAATTCCTGAACAACCCCGTGGTCACGCGCCTGCAGGCTGAAAAAGCTATTAGCGCGCTGCTCACCGCAGCTAAGGCATCCGATCTCACCCAGCGCTTTTTTACCCTGCTCGCACGCAGCCGCAGGCTTTCGCTGACCAGCCAGATCATCGACAAATACCTCGCCCGCTTGGCGGAAAGCCGCGACGAACTCCCGGTGAAAGTCACCACCGCTTCCGCGCTGGACAAGAAACAAGCCGATACTCTGGCTCAGGCCATAGCGAAAGCAACCGGTAAGAAAGTGGAACTGCAGCTAAGTGAAAACCCGGATCTGATCGGCGGCATGCAAGTCAGAATCGGCAGCAAGCTGCTGGATAACTCCATCAGCGGCAAACTCGCTCGCCTGCGCCTCGCACTGAAGAAGGCTGCCTGA
- a CDS encoding prepilin-type N-terminal cleavage/methylation domain-containing protein, which yields MASGNSKILGFTLIELSIVLVIIGLIVGGILTGRDLIETAAQRAQIAQIEKYGTAIRTFQLKYGYLPGDIPDPYASNFGFSARGTGVPGGEGDGNGILQGYVAADGVTGAAAEAVGETAIFWADLSTAGLVDVNIQSYDAKGAGYPSAYHINSQAITLSSSPGLYQWLPTAKLGNGNFVYVWSNASSASVANTYKNYFAVSTITDFFNNHDYETTVNPGVTVTQAYNIDKKTDDGVPLAGNVTACYVNWNSGYHGYGIPPAGLSLGQTGANAGWANGSRCNAFTTAVTYDPANCYDNGGVAGKAQAYSVAQNASSTNCALSFGLQ from the coding sequence ATGGCATCGGGTAACAGTAAAATACTGGGATTTACGCTCATCGAACTGAGCATCGTGCTCGTGATTATCGGCCTGATCGTTGGCGGCATATTGACAGGCCGCGACCTGATAGAAACCGCAGCGCAACGCGCACAGATTGCGCAGATCGAGAAATACGGCACGGCGATACGTACGTTCCAGCTTAAATACGGGTATTTGCCAGGCGACATCCCGGATCCTTATGCTTCCAATTTCGGTTTCTCAGCAAGGGGAACCGGTGTACCGGGAGGTGAGGGAGACGGCAACGGCATTCTGCAGGGATATGTTGCGGCGGATGGTGTCACCGGAGCTGCTGCCGAAGCTGTCGGAGAAACGGCCATTTTCTGGGCGGATCTGAGCACAGCCGGGCTGGTTGACGTCAATATACAGAGTTACGACGCCAAAGGCGCCGGTTATCCTTCCGCATATCATATCAACAGCCAGGCTATCACCCTGAGCAGTTCTCCCGGCCTTTATCAATGGCTGCCCACCGCAAAACTGGGAAACGGCAATTTCGTGTATGTCTGGAGCAATGCTTCAAGCGCTAGCGTTGCCAATACTTATAAGAATTATTTTGCGGTTTCAACGATCACGGATTTCTTCAATAATCACGATTACGAAACGACCGTGAATCCTGGCGTTACGGTGACACAGGCCTATAATATTGATAAAAAGACTGATGACGGGGTGCCGCTGGCAGGTAATGTCACAGCCTGTTACGTCAACTGGAATTCCGGATATCATGGTTATGGTATTCCCCCTGCCGGGCTATCGCTTGGCCAGACAGGAGCAAATGCGGGATGGGCTAATGGCAGCCGCTGCAATGCGTTTACGACCGCAGTGACGTATGATCCGGCCAATTGCTACGATAATGGCGGAGTTGCCGGTAAGGCGCAGGCTTACTCTGTTGCTCAGAATGCAAGTTCTACGAACTGCGCATTATCTTTCGGGCTTCAGTAA
- the ddpX gene encoding D-alanyl-D-alanine dipeptidase, producing MSLVEICQPAFDVDIDIKYATSDNFTGVPVYKAPKCFLHVEAAAALQKAIALAKPLGLRFMIFDAYRPSEAQWKLWEHTPDPEFLADPAKGSPHSRGVAVDLGFLDGAGRLLDMGTPFDAFTPLSHHGRTDIPVEAQKNRLLLMGIMTAAGWDFYRNEWWHYQLFNSRSYALLSDADAGTGMM from the coding sequence ATGAGCCTTGTAGAGATTTGCCAGCCTGCATTCGATGTTGATATCGACATCAAATACGCCACTTCCGATAATTTTACGGGGGTGCCTGTCTATAAGGCGCCTAAATGCTTCCTGCATGTGGAAGCGGCGGCAGCATTGCAGAAAGCGATTGCCCTGGCAAAGCCACTGGGTTTGCGGTTCATGATATTCGATGCTTATCGTCCTTCGGAAGCGCAATGGAAATTATGGGAACATACGCCGGATCCGGAATTCTTGGCTGACCCAGCCAAGGGCTCACCGCATTCACGCGGCGTTGCGGTGGATCTGGGATTCCTGGATGGCGCAGGCAGGCTGCTGGATATGGGCACGCCGTTTGACGCATTCACGCCGCTTTCACACCATGGGCGAACGGATATTCCTGTTGAGGCGCAAAAGAACCGTTTGTTGCTGATGGGTATTATGACCGCTGCCGGCTGGGATTTTTATCGTAATGAATGGTGGCATTACCAGCTTTTCAATTCCCGCAGTTATGCATTGCTCAGTGATGCGGATGCGGGCACAGGCATGATGTAG
- a CDS encoding thiolase family protein, translating into MSRSIIAGYVRSPFTFAKKGELARVRPDDLAAQVIKQLLAKTGAKPEGIEDLIMGCAFPEGEQGMNIGRMAVFLSGLPVSVAGSTLNRFCGSSMDAIHIAAGKIALGAGEAFICAGVESMTRVPMGGFNPLPNPGLYASFPQAYDAMGKTAETVAKKYGISRAEQEAFALKSHQKASAASFADEIVPITTKGGVVAKDGCIRADASLEKMATLAPAFDANGTVTAATSSPVSDGAAAVLVCSEAYADKHGLPKLAAIKSIALDGVPPEIMGIGPVTAAQKALTRAGLTLKDMDIIELNEAFAAQSLAVIRDLGLDESRLNLEGGAIAIGHPLGASGARITGKAALLLHRNKAKYALATMCIGGGQGIATVLEKV; encoded by the coding sequence ATGTCGCGTTCCATTATTGCCGGTTATGTCCGTTCCCCATTCACCTTTGCCAAAAAAGGTGAGCTTGCGCGTGTCCGCCCTGACGATCTGGCTGCGCAGGTGATCAAGCAGCTTCTTGCAAAGACAGGTGCAAAGCCGGAAGGAATCGAAGATCTCATCATGGGCTGCGCATTTCCCGAAGGCGAGCAGGGCATGAATATCGGGCGCATGGCGGTGTTTCTATCCGGACTGCCTGTCAGTGTCGCCGGATCGACGCTGAACCGCTTCTGCGGATCTTCCATGGATGCCATTCATATCGCTGCAGGGAAAATCGCGCTGGGGGCGGGAGAAGCATTTATCTGTGCCGGCGTGGAGTCTATGACACGTGTTCCCATGGGCGGCTTCAATCCGCTGCCGAATCCCGGGCTCTATGCCTCCTTCCCGCAGGCTTATGATGCCATGGGCAAGACAGCGGAAACGGTTGCGAAGAAATACGGTATTTCACGTGCAGAGCAGGAGGCTTTTGCGCTTAAAAGCCACCAGAAAGCTTCTGCCGCTTCTTTTGCGGATGAGATTGTTCCCATTACCACCAAAGGGGGCGTTGTTGCCAAAGACGGCTGTATCCGTGCGGATGCATCGCTGGAAAAAATGGCGACGCTTGCTCCGGCATTCGATGCGAACGGCACGGTAACCGCAGCTACCTCTTCGCCTGTCAGCGATGGTGCGGCGGCTGTGCTGGTGTGCTCGGAAGCCTATGCCGATAAGCATGGTCTGCCCAAGCTTGCAGCCATTAAATCCATTGCGCTGGACGGTGTGCCGCCGGAAATTATGGGGATCGGCCCAGTGACGGCAGCGCAGAAAGCCCTTACGCGCGCGGGATTAACGCTTAAGGACATGGATATCATCGAACTTAATGAAGCATTCGCTGCACAGTCGCTTGCGGTCATCCGCGATTTGGGGCTTGACGAAAGCAGGCTGAACCTTGAAGGTGGGGCGATTGCCATCGGCCATCCGCTCGGCGCATCGGGCGCAAGGATCACCGGCAAGGCGGCATTGCTGCTGCACCGGAATAAAGCGAAATACGCGCTTGCGACAATGTGTATCGGCGGCGGCCAGGGCATTGCTACTGTCCTGGAGAAAGTATGA
- a CDS encoding DUF1697 domain-containing protein, with amino-acid sequence MAIWIAFFRGINVGGNNLLPMKALAALLEKQGCTEVVTYIQSGNAVFRHKEGNAAKLSGIIRRAIEAQHGFAPHMVLLRLEELERAAASNPFSHAEQDPKSLHVFFLTETPPSPDMRELESVKAANEAFFLQDRLFYLHAPDGIGRSKLAAKAERLLGVGATARNWNTVSKMLELARGCE; translated from the coding sequence ATGGCCATCTGGATCGCATTTTTTCGTGGTATTAATGTCGGGGGCAATAATCTGCTGCCTATGAAGGCGCTCGCGGCGCTTCTGGAAAAGCAGGGATGCACGGAAGTGGTGACTTATATTCAGAGCGGCAACGCGGTTTTCCGTCATAAGGAAGGTAATGCGGCCAAATTGTCCGGCATTATCCGCCGCGCCATAGAAGCACAGCATGGTTTTGCTCCTCATATGGTACTGTTGCGGCTGGAGGAGTTGGAACGTGCCGCTGCTTCCAATCCCTTTTCCCATGCGGAGCAAGACCCTAAAAGTCTCCATGTGTTTTTCCTGACGGAAACACCGCCCTCTCCGGATATGCGGGAATTAGAGAGTGTGAAAGCGGCAAACGAGGCGTTTTTCTTACAGGACAGGCTTTTTTACCTCCATGCACCTGATGGGATAGGGCGTTCAAAGCTTGCGGCTAAAGCCGAACGTCTTCTGGGCGTAGGTGCAACAGCCCGCAATTGGAATACGGTGTCTAAAATGCTAGAACTTGCAAGAGGTTGTGAGTAA
- a CDS encoding BON domain-containing protein has translation MTQNNNLKCIVALSMMTLLAAGCAVFSGKESGGQYLDDATITSKVKAQLVNDTTTRRDSPQIHVETMRGTVQLSGFVDSLAIRDRAEVLTYHVDGVKSVQDNLIVHSD, from the coding sequence ATGACACAGAATAATAATCTGAAATGCATCGTTGCTCTCAGCATGATGACGTTGCTGGCTGCAGGCTGCGCGGTCTTCTCAGGCAAGGAAAGCGGCGGACAATATCTCGACGACGCCACGATCACTTCCAAAGTGAAAGCGCAGTTAGTCAATGATACCACCACGCGCCGTGACTCACCGCAGATCCACGTGGAAACGATGCGCGGCACCGTACAGCTTAGCGGGTTCGTGGATTCGCTGGCAATCAGAGACCGTGCAGAAGTGCTCACCTATCACGTAGACGGTGTGAAGTCCGTGCAGGATAACCTGATCGTCCACAGCGATTAG
- the rlmN gene encoding 23S rRNA (adenine(2503)-C(2))-methyltransferase RlmN, with product MTEMATTDNRINLIGLSREELAQTLADAGAEKFRAKQVWQWLYAHGVQDFSRMTSISKSRQAAFEERFIIERPGVDRELRSEDGTRKWLLKFSDGNKAESVHIPEEDRGALCVSSQVGCTLSCTFCHTGTMKLVRNLTAAEIVGQVLIARDSLGEWPAPQENRLLSNIVMMGMGEPLYNYDQVAKALNIIMDPEGIAISKRRITLSTSGVVPMIERCGEELGVNLAVSLHAVRDDLRNEIVPLNKKYPIAQLLEACRNYPAASNSRRITFEYVMLKGVNDTDADARELVRLLSDIHAKVNLIPFNPWPGAPYECSSNNRIHAFAEILNDAGYSSPVRTPRGRDIFAACGQLKSDSERKKGEKVKLH from the coding sequence ATGACTGAAATGGCAACAACGGATAATAGAATAAACCTCATCGGGCTCTCACGCGAAGAGTTGGCGCAGACGCTGGCCGATGCGGGGGCGGAAAAGTTCCGTGCCAAGCAGGTCTGGCAATGGCTGTATGCGCACGGCGTGCAGGATTTTTCACGCATGACCAGCATCTCGAAATCGCGCCAGGCTGCGTTTGAAGAACGTTTTATTATCGAGCGTCCCGGAGTGGACCGCGAATTGCGTTCCGAGGACGGCACGCGCAAATGGCTGTTGAAATTTTCCGACGGCAATAAAGCGGAAAGTGTGCATATTCCGGAAGAGGATCGCGGCGCGCTGTGCGTTTCATCGCAGGTGGGCTGCACGCTGAGCTGCACTTTCTGCCATACGGGCACGATGAAGCTGGTGCGCAATCTGACGGCAGCGGAAATCGTCGGTCAGGTGCTGATTGCGCGCGATAGTCTCGGCGAATGGCCTGCGCCGCAGGAAAACCGCCTGCTGTCTAATATTGTCATGATGGGGATGGGAGAGCCGCTCTATAATTATGACCAGGTGGCCAAGGCGCTCAATATCATTATGGACCCGGAAGGTATCGCAATTTCAAAGCGCCGTATTACGCTTTCCACTTCAGGCGTTGTGCCGATGATCGAGCGTTGCGGCGAAGAGCTTGGCGTGAATCTGGCGGTTTCGCTGCATGCGGTGCGCGACGATCTGCGTAATGAGATTGTGCCGCTCAATAAAAAATATCCGATCGCGCAATTGCTGGAAGCATGCCGCAATTACCCGGCAGCAAGCAATTCACGCCGCATTACGTTTGAATATGTGATGCTCAAGGGGGTAAATGATACGGATGCGGATGCGCGTGAGCTTGTCCGCCTGCTGAGTGACATCCATGCCAAGGTTAACCTGATTCCGTTCAATCCGTGGCCGGGCGCACCTTACGAGTGCTCTTCCAACAACCGCATCCACGCCTTTGCCGAAATCCTCAATGATGCGGGCTATTCCTCTCCCGTGCGCACGCCGCGCGGACGCGATATCTTTGCAGCTTGCGGGCAGCTGAAATCCGATTCGGAGAGGAAAAAGGGCGAGAAAGTCAAACTCCACTAA
- a CDS encoding YbhB/YbcL family Raf kinase inhibitor-like protein, which translates to MKRVLYTAFLGFATLYMPVSPAIAEAPALTVTVEGIGPGGYIEPTYAFCVPAAGSLHVKDGPDKSVGIAWSKGPEGTKSYAIVMVDTDVPTNFEDAGREGKTIAATMPRKNFYHWILFDIPATKTMIPAYTDSDALVKNGKSVIDTSYGTRGVNDYAPYFATDPERKGVYAGYDGPCPPWNDTLVHHYHFKVFALDVATLGIPGLKATGPAVIQAIKKHTLAEGEVVGKYTLNPSLKP; encoded by the coding sequence ATGAAACGCGTCCTTTACACCGCATTTCTCGGCTTTGCAACCTTATATATGCCGGTTTCCCCTGCCATCGCGGAAGCCCCTGCATTGACCGTTACCGTTGAGGGAATCGGCCCGGGCGGCTATATTGAGCCGACTTACGCATTCTGCGTACCCGCAGCAGGCAGCTTGCATGTGAAGGACGGACCGGACAAAAGCGTAGGCATCGCCTGGTCCAAAGGACCGGAAGGCACCAAATCCTATGCTATAGTTATGGTGGATACGGACGTGCCGACGAACTTCGAAGATGCGGGCCGGGAAGGCAAAACCATTGCCGCGACAATGCCGCGCAAGAACTTCTATCACTGGATTTTGTTCGATATCCCTGCCACCAAAACCATGATTCCCGCCTATACGGATAGTGACGCGCTGGTGAAAAACGGTAAATCCGTCATCGACACTTCTTACGGCACCCGCGGCGTGAACGATTATGCCCCTTATTTTGCCACCGACCCGGAACGCAAAGGCGTATATGCCGGTTATGACGGCCCCTGCCCGCCCTGGAACGACACGCTCGTGCACCATTATCATTTCAAGGTCTTTGCACTGGACGTTGCCACACTCGGAATCCCGGGTCTGAAAGCCACCGGTCCCGCTGTGATACAGGCCATCAAGAAGCATACGCTTGCGGAAGGGGAAGTGGTGGGCAAATACACACTCAATCCCTCTCTGAAACCGTAA